A genomic stretch from Enterobacter oligotrophicus includes:
- a CDS encoding peroxiredoxin C, whose amino-acid sequence MVLVTRPAPDFTAAAVLGNGEIVENFNFKQHTNGKATVLFFWPMDFTFVCPSELIAFDKRYEEFQKRGVEVVGVSFDSEFVHNAWRNTPVDNGGIGAVKYAMVADIKREIQQAYGIEHPDAGVALRGSFLIDANGIVRHQVVNDLPLGRNIDEMLRMVDALQFHEQHGEVCPAQWEKGKEGMAASPEGVAKYLTENVSSL is encoded by the coding sequence ATGGTTCTGGTAACTCGTCCTGCTCCGGATTTCACAGCTGCTGCCGTTCTGGGCAACGGTGAAATCGTTGAAAACTTCAACTTCAAACAGCACACCAACGGTAAAGCGACCGTTCTGTTCTTCTGGCCAATGGACTTCACTTTCGTTTGCCCGTCTGAGCTGATCGCGTTCGACAAACGTTACGAAGAATTCCAGAAGCGTGGCGTGGAAGTGGTTGGCGTCTCCTTCGACTCTGAATTTGTACACAACGCATGGCGTAACACCCCTGTCGACAACGGCGGCATCGGTGCGGTGAAATACGCGATGGTTGCGGACATCAAACGCGAAATCCAGCAGGCTTACGGTATCGAACATCCGGACGCTGGCGTTGCGCTGCGTGGTTCTTTCCTGATCGACGCAAACGGCATCGTTCGTCACCAGGTTGTGAACGATCTGCCGCTGGGTCGTAACATCGACGAAATGCTGCGCATGGTTGACGCGCTGCAATTCCACGAGCAGCACGGCGAAGTGTGCCCGGCTCAGTGGGAAAAAGGTAAAGAAGGTATGGCTGCATCTCCGGAAGGCGTTGCTAAATACCTGACCGAGAACGTATCCAGCCTGTAA
- the acpH gene encoding ACP phosphodiesterase, whose protein sequence is MNFLAHLHLAHLADSSLSGNLLADFVRGNPADSYSAEVVDGIFMHRRIDVLTDNLPEVTEAKAWFRPETRRVAPITLDVMWDHFLSRHWSQLSPEMPLPEFVRYAHAQIATILPDSPPRFVNLNNYLWSERWLERYREMDFIQNVLNGMASRRPRLDALRDSWYDLDAHYDALETRFWQFYPRMMAQAKNKQL, encoded by the coding sequence ATGAATTTTCTCGCTCACCTGCACCTCGCTCACCTCGCTGACAGCTCCCTTTCCGGCAATTTGCTGGCCGATTTTGTGCGCGGCAACCCTGCCGATTCGTACTCTGCCGAGGTTGTCGACGGGATTTTTATGCATCGCCGCATCGATGTGCTGACCGATAACCTGCCGGAAGTGACGGAAGCTAAAGCGTGGTTTCGCCCTGAAACCCGCCGCGTTGCGCCGATCACGCTCGATGTGATGTGGGATCATTTTCTGTCGCGCCACTGGTCACAACTCTCACCCGAAATGCCGCTGCCGGAATTTGTGCGCTACGCCCATGCGCAGATAGCGACCATTCTGCCCGACTCACCGCCGCGCTTTGTGAACCTGAATAACTATCTGTGGTCGGAACGCTGGCTGGAGCGCTATCGCGAGATGGACTTTATCCAGAACGTGCTCAACGGCATGGCGAGCCGCCGCCCGCGTCTGGATGCGCTGCGTGACTCCTGGTACGACCTGGATGCACATTACGACGCGCTGGAAACGCGTTTCTGGCAGTTTTACCCGCGCATGATGGCGCAGGCGAAAAACAAACAGCTCTGA
- the malZ gene encoding maltodextrin glucosidase, translated as MLNAWHLPVAPFVKQNKDNLVITLWLAGENQPERVTLRAEVDNEETSLKMHKQRSQPQPGITAWRANIDLRSGQPRRRYSFKLLWNNRQLWFTPQGFSRFPPARLEQFAVDFPDNGPQWVNDQVFYQIFPDRFARSEKRTAQQDKVYYHHAAGHDIILKQWDEPLTAQAGGSTFYGGDLDGISEKLPYLKKLGVTALYLNPVFKAPSVHKYDTQDYRHVDEQFGGDEALLRLRENTQNEGMRLILDGVFNHSGDSHAWFDRHNQSMGGACHNPDSPQRDWYSFNDEGRALDWLGYPSLPKLDFQSPSLVNEIYGGEESIVRHWLKAPWNMDGWRLDVVHMLGEAGGAHNNLQHVAGITRSAKAAQPEAFVFGEHFGDARQWLQADAEDAAMNYRGFTFPLWGFLANTDISYDPQQIDAETCMMWMDNYRASLSHQQQLRMFNQLDSHDTARFISLLGKDVARLPLAVIWLFTWPGVPCIYYGDEVGLDGNNDPFCRKTFPWEPAKQDKALFGLYQRMAKLRKQSQALRCGGCQVVYAHDNVVVFVRVCNQQRVLVAINRGEACEVVLDESPLINVKSWKLKEGKGVIQDGILSLPAISASVWFGN; from the coding sequence ATGTTAAACGCCTGGCACCTTCCGGTTGCCCCATTTGTTAAGCAAAACAAAGACAACCTTGTGATTACGCTCTGGCTGGCGGGGGAGAATCAGCCTGAACGCGTGACGCTACGCGCCGAAGTGGATAACGAAGAAACGTCGCTGAAAATGCACAAACAGCGCAGCCAGCCGCAGCCGGGGATCACGGCGTGGCGGGCAAATATCGACTTACGCAGCGGGCAGCCGCGCCGCCGCTACAGCTTTAAACTGCTGTGGAATAATCGTCAGCTGTGGTTTACCCCGCAGGGATTCAGCCGCTTTCCTCCCGCAAGGCTGGAGCAGTTTGCCGTCGATTTCCCGGATAATGGCCCGCAATGGGTTAACGATCAGGTTTTTTACCAGATTTTCCCGGACCGCTTTGCACGCAGCGAAAAACGCACCGCGCAGCAGGATAAGGTCTACTATCACCATGCTGCAGGCCACGACATTATTCTCAAACAATGGGATGAACCCCTGACGGCGCAGGCGGGTGGCTCAACGTTTTATGGCGGCGATCTCGACGGTATCAGCGAAAAACTGCCGTATCTGAAAAAACTCGGCGTGACGGCCCTGTACCTGAACCCGGTATTTAAAGCCCCAAGCGTACATAAATACGATACGCAAGATTATCGCCACGTCGACGAACAGTTTGGTGGTGACGAGGCGCTGTTGCGCCTGCGGGAGAATACCCAAAACGAAGGTATGCGCCTGATTCTGGACGGCGTATTCAATCACAGTGGGGATTCTCATGCCTGGTTTGACCGCCATAATCAGTCGATGGGCGGTGCATGCCATAACCCGGATTCACCGCAACGTGACTGGTACAGCTTTAACGACGAAGGCCGCGCGCTGGACTGGCTGGGCTACCCGAGCCTGCCGAAGCTGGATTTCCAGTCGCCCTCGCTGGTGAATGAGATCTACGGCGGGGAAGAGAGTATCGTCCGGCACTGGCTGAAGGCACCGTGGAACATGGACGGCTGGCGTCTGGACGTGGTGCACATGCTCGGCGAGGCGGGTGGGGCGCATAACAATCTTCAGCACGTCGCCGGGATCACTCGCTCCGCAAAAGCCGCGCAACCTGAAGCGTTTGTTTTTGGTGAACATTTTGGCGACGCGCGTCAGTGGCTGCAGGCCGATGCGGAAGATGCGGCGATGAACTATCGCGGCTTTACCTTCCCGCTGTGGGGATTTCTCGCCAACACGGATATCTCCTACGATCCGCAGCAGATCGATGCGGAAACCTGCATGATGTGGATGGATAACTACCGCGCCAGCCTGTCGCATCAGCAGCAGTTAAGAATGTTTAACCAGCTTGATAGCCACGATACCGCACGCTTTATATCTCTGCTTGGCAAGGATGTGGCGCGCCTGCCGCTGGCGGTGATCTGGCTCTTCACCTGGCCGGGTGTGCCGTGTATTTACTACGGGGATGAAGTGGGGCTGGATGGTAACAACGATCCGTTCTGCCGCAAAACCTTCCCGTGGGAGCCAGCAAAGCAGGACAAGGCGCTGTTCGGTCTGTATCAGCGCATGGCGAAGCTGCGTAAACAAAGCCAGGCGCTGCGCTGCGGCGGCTGCCAGGTGGTTTATGCCCACGATAACGTGGTGGTGTTTGTGCGTGTCTGTAACCAGCAGCGCGTGCTGGTGGCGATTAACCGGGGCGAAGCCTGTGAAGTGGTGCTGGATGAGTCCCCGCTGATTAACGTGAAATCATGGAAATTGAAAGAGGGTAAGGGCGTTATTCAGGACGGTATTCTCTCTCTGCCTGCGATTTCCGCGTCTGTCTGGTTCGGTAATTAA